Genomic window (Gasterosteus aculeatus chromosome 13, fGasAcu3.hap1.1, whole genome shotgun sequence):
TTTTTACAGTGAATTACCATATTctatattattttcttttcacaatCCTCATAATGTATCTTTATCCCACATTGCAGCCGCCATCCCAAAGTGCTGCATCAGAACCAAAAACCACATCCCTCTCCAAATGCTATGGAAGGTCCAGCGGTGGTCCATGCAGAGCGGCGGCCGCGCCTGTGACatctctgctctgctgtgaGTCCTGGATCAGCGATGAACAACATGATAAGTTGATGATTTTTTTCGCAGGAGTTATCATAAGAAagtgttttcttccctttgtggGTCCACAGGCTGCATGTGAAGGACATGAGGACGCCTGTATGTGCTCATCCCAAAGTGTTGGGAATCCTGAAGAAAGTGCGGCAGCAGACAATCAGGAACAAGCAGAAATGAGCTTTTTGAGACGTCGTCATTTTGGCTCCTTCTTTTAATTGATTATGATCATTGAAACCTTCTAGCGCTTTGATATTTGAATCATTATGCTCTATAATTCTACTCTGCTATATTTCTGAGGTTATAATTTGATTACATTTATCTAGTTACTTTTAAAAACAGGATTTTAACTACAAAAGCTCATAAAATGTGATGCAGTGTTGTGGATTACGCTACGCTACAGTATGTGAAGTGAACTTTAACATATAGTTGCTTTATTCTTCCTTACGGGTACTTTCACTCTGAGTATATTTCATTgctaatacatttatatatatatatatacattgagTTTTAATTGTTCTTCTAGTGTGTTAAATGTGACTTAATAAAAggtgttatttttctttgaggCTATTCGTATTTGTGTCCGTGGTTGTAAAATTGATTTTCTTGCAATTGTCAAACTATGAATAGAAATATAAGTGATATATACAATGCACAGATGGACCCTTTATATATCCGGGCAATCACAAGTCATGTGTGTGC
Coding sequences:
- the ccl27a gene encoding C-C motif chemokine 27a; protein product: MELKLPLVLFCLCALAITSTEAAIPKCCIRTKNHIPLQMLWKVQRWSMQSGGRACDISALLLHVKDMRTPVCAHPKVLGILKKVRQQTIRNKQK